The following coding sequences are from one Triticum dicoccoides isolate Atlit2015 ecotype Zavitan chromosome 4A, WEW_v2.0, whole genome shotgun sequence window:
- the LOC119286528 gene encoding cleavage stimulating factor 64-like, whose protein sequence is MAAAPAGPQNRCVFVGNIPYDATEELLVQICEEVGPVVSFRLVVDKETGKPKGYGFCEYKDEETALSARRNLQGHDVNGRQLRVDFAENGRNTDRNREKGRGGPGMSSTVDAQKQLTTTPAVGDTSLHQLIGLPPAIHAASVMAGVLGGAQTANVQNGLPVQFGLGNDPLTHYLARMSRHQLYEIMSELKTLTTQNNDLAKKLLQGIPQLPKALFQAQIMLGLVTPQMMQMAKSQQPSSSLAQSSHLNESFPQPDDVLPIVHKPPPNPNVMQEQTALLHNFPQYQHSSQPPVKMFPHGHQSGVLAHPPMLPQPFGTSSSVPTQPLVTSGGLISQVQPSFLTQHPRPPVMPTNVQQLPLTNPHLPQVAAEPEIFPKEIRLPDRASHQAELDHPSKLRKLEDGTLTPGIVNNSPAVYTAPSQVIPTGPSGSYSSGAVNFQQPENEAPQLTQDDESALLQQVLQLTPEQLSSLPVEQQQQVIQLQKMLSAGK, encoded by the exons ATGGCGGCCGCCCCCGCGGGCCCCCAGAACCGCTGCGTCTTCG TTGGGAACATTCCATACGATGCGACGGAGGAGCTGCTCGTGCAGATATGCGAGGAAGTCGGGCCCGTGGTCTCCTTCAG ACTGGTTGTTGATAAGGAAACCGGAAAGCCGAAAGGTTATGGATTTTGTGAATACAAGGATGAAGAGACAGCTCTAAGTGCACGCCGGAACCTTCAGGGTCATGATGTTAATGGTCGTCAGTTACGTGTTGATTTTGCTGAAAATGGGAGGAACACTGACAGAAATAGAGAAAAG GGTCGTGGAGGACCAGGAATGTCATCTACTGTTG ATGCTCAGAAACAATTAACCACAACTCCCGCTGTAGGGGACACCAGCCTTCATCAGCTTATTGGTCTTCCACCGGCAATACATGCTGCATCTGTGATGGCTGGCGTTCTTGGGGGAGCTCAAACTGCAAATGTACAAAATGGTTTACCTGTCCAATTTGGGCTTGGAAATGACCCTCTTACCCATTACTTGGCCAGGATGTCAAGGCATCAGTTGTATGAAATCATGTCTGAGTTGAAG ACCCTAACTACTCAAAATAACGACCTTGCCAAAAAACTGCTGCAAGGAATTCCACAGCTTCCAAAGGCCCTATTTCAG GCACAGATAATGCTCGGGCTGGTGACACCTCAGATG ATGCAGATGGCTAAGAGCCAACAGCCCTCTAGTTCGTTGGCACAATCTTCTCACCTCAATGAATCATTTCCGCAGCCAGATGATGTGTTACCAATTGTTCATAAACCTCCACCAAACCCTAATGTCATGCAGGAACAAACTGCACTGCTGCATAACTTTCCTCAGTATCAGCATTCATCTCAGCCCCCAGTCAAAATGTTTCCGCATGGACATCAGTCTGGGGTGCTGGCACACCCTCCAATGCTACCTCAGCCCTTCGGCACCTCTTCCAGTGTTCCTACTCAACCCCTTGTAACCTCAGGAGGCTTGATATCACAAGTTCAGCCTTCATTTTTGACACAGCACCCTAGACCACCAGTTATGCCAACTAATGTACAGCAACTACCCTTGACCAATCCTCATCTCCCCCAG GTTGCTGCTGAACCTGAGATATTTCCGAAGGAAATAAGATTGCCTGATCGAGCTAGTCATCAGGCAGAGTTAGACCATCCATCGAAACTGAGAAAATTGGAGGACGGAACATTGACGCCAGGAATTGTAAACAATAGTCCTGCTGTTTATACTGCTCCATCGCAGGTCATCCCTACTGGACCATCAGGGAGCTATAGTTCTGGTGCTGTTAACTTTCAGCAACCAGAGAATGAAGCGCCTCAG CTCACACAGGACGACGAGTCAGCCCTTCTGCAGCAAGTCTTACAACTGACACCTGAGCAGCTGAGTTCATTGCcagtggagcagcagcagcaggtgaTACAGCTTCAGAAGATGCTATCAGCTGGTAAATAG